The DNA window CTTCGCCAGGCTCTGGAACAGGTTAGTTACAAAATGATCAAGAAGAGCTTCAAATTGTAACCTTGGTTTCTCCCTTGCTCTTGCAcataataatactagtactagatTTCTTTTGAATAGTACTATCAATAGAAGTTTGTTTCAGAAGACTATTCAGTTTTATATGCTTAGTTGCTTCACACGCATGATGCATATGCTCCTTTTTTTCTAACATTTGGTATGGCTGGACTACCATTCCATATCCTTTATTAGAACATAGGCATTGGGATTTTGCAGTTTGCGGAGTTATTCTTCCTTCTCTCTCACCTGCGATACCTTGTTTGCAGTCTAATAGCAAAATTTGAGGATACCAAATATTCTGCATCACCAGGTTCCCATAATTAGTGGTAACCGTCAATCCTGCCAGTCTTGATTGGAAACATGTTCTTTTCCTAGATCTTGATCTTCTTGGTAGCCAAGCTTCATATTGAATGTTCTGTATGCTCCGTGCGTACATAATGTCAGAATGTGATTGTAAATGATATCTGGACAGGGATGCGAAGCATCAGTTAAGGAGCTTGAGAGCCTCCTGCATGTTATTGttgagaagaaaaagaaaatggagCAAGAAGAAGCTGAGACAAATATGCAGATTTTGCTTGACTTTTTGGtttttttgaaaaagaaaaaacttGATGAGCTCAATGAGGTGATTACATTAATGCTTTTATTTTACAGCTCTGTTGTCTTCATATTTGTGTTAACTTGTTTATAAACTGTATTGTAACATTTTTTCCATCATAATTTGCTTATATGTCAGCAAATTGTGTCATTTTAAGTTATTATTATGTTATCAGATATGTGTTCGCACGATATCAAATATTCATGTTGGATGACATGTGCAAGCACTCTCTTGTTATCATTCtaaagttttttaaaaaaagtgaagATCATGCCAATGAATTCCAACAATGTTGTCAATAAAGATTTCTTGGCCGTCCATATGTCTCTAGCAATATTTATGTAGTAATTAATATTGAAGTAATGGCATATCAAGGTTTCATATGGATGCAGCCAATTAAGGAATTTTCAGCAGCATATACGTTTGGAAATTAGTCCTCAATTAAGAGTATgatctctttttcttttgaaCGAAAATAAATGATTTTCCATTTATCCTACAGATACAATCTGACCTCCAGTACATAAAACAAGATATTCACGCTGTGGAGAAGCGTCGGATAGAGTTGTGTCATAGAAGAGATAGATACGCTCCGAAAATGAGAATGCTATCTAATGATCCGCATTCAAAGTCTCTATGGCCTTCATTGATGGACAAACATAGAGATACCACCGCTGTCTCTAGGGCTACCACTGCATCAGACCAGGTCCGCTTGAGTTCTAGTGTTTCCAAAAGCCAGAAAGTTGATTTAAGATCTTCTGCAAGCCCTTTAACCCCATGGAAGGATGCTTCTGGTGCGTCAGATAACCAAAATCTCAGTCCATCTGGACTGGCTCTGGCAAGAAAGAGGCGGGTTCATGCACAGGTTGGTTCTGATTTGCTAATCAGCATAGATGCATTTATGTTTGTTGTGTGCTTTTAATCCCCTAGAAATAGGTAAACAACTTATATATGTTGTTTAGGAAAATCTTTTTATCCAAGAACTGTGACGTCCTGCAAATGCTTTTGGTAAAGAGCTAATTGTAGAAATACTTAAGTTTCCTGCATAACTTTGAGTCCATTTTTGTTGGGGTGCTTGGCATCCTAGTCTTTCTAATATACTCTGGAACCTTGAAGTTCGTCTCAGTTGACGAGTCTCCTAAGTCATTAGATTTAAAATCATTATGCAATGCATGCTTTGATAGAACTAGACATCTCATATTCTACTATGCTGATACTCATTTCTATTGCTACAGTTTAATGAGCTACAAGATTGTTACTTGCAAAAACGAAGATACTGGTCAAAACTACATTCAATGCAGCAAGAACGAGATTCACCTGGTGTAACCAGAGAAGGTTACACAGAAGGACTCGAGGATTTTCAGTCTGTTCTGTCGACCTTCACAAGATACAGGTATAACCTTAGGCGTATATCCTAGTTTCTCTACTTGACTGAAACCTCACTAGCTAATGAAGTTTTGGTTGGTTAATCAGTCGGTTGCAGGTTGTTGCTGAACTAAGACAAGGCGATTTGTTTCACTCAGCTAACATTGTGTCCAGGTTGGGGAGTTGAATTTTATAGTGCATACATATACACTTTTATTGGGGAGtatcaaatttaaattactaagttgagattttaattatttctgcCTAGCGTGAAGAGCTTACCTACCCCTTCATTTACATGCTTTTGGCCCTGTAGCTATGTGTCAAGTGTGTGATATATTTATACTAAAAGAATCATTTATTTCTCTTTGCAGCATAGAATTTGACCGAGATGATGAATTGTTTGCTACTGCTGGAGTATCACGACGTATCAAAGTTTTTGAATTTTCATCGGTATGTGGGAATTGTCTtgcttcaaaattttcattctgCATTGTTGTTTGAATCTCAAGTCTCATCACTGACAGCATAGTTCCTCTTTGTGATAGTTTGATTCATTAAGTTCTTTTATGTGAGGTTGCTCCAATATCCATTTCGCATCTTTCAGTGCCTCGTTGTAGTCCCTTTACCCCTATACTTAAAATTGACAATAAATATCAGTTCTCATACTAATGCGATTGCTTTCCAGGTAGTTAACGAACTTGCTGATGTTCAATGCCCAGTTGCGGAAATGATGACGCGATCGAAACTAAGCTGTTTAAGCTGGAACAAGTACACTAAAAGTCACATAGCCAGCAGTGACTACGAAGGCATAGTAACCGTTTGGGATGTGACCACTCGACAGGTACTATACATGTAATTGAATTAATCTATTTCTCCATTTAGTTCTGCGTAAAACTACATCGTCTTGAATTTTGTCCAGAGTGTGATGGAATATGAGGAACATGAAAAACGTGCTTGGAGTGTTGATTTTTCACCAACAGAACCTTCAATGCTAGTCTCGGGGAGTGATGATTGCAAGGTACTCCTTGAGAGGAAAATTTATTGTTCTCGTGTCTAAAGTCATAGGTGCCGCATCAACAAGTGGGAGTTGCACCATCGTTGAATGATTGCCTTTAAAAACACCAAAACTTAGCTATATATTCTCATGTTTTCCCCCCTTTACTGTCACCTATCTTTAAATAATGTTTATGCCAGAAAACAAATGGATGTTTTGCGATATGTTTGCAAGTTAGGGCTTGAATGGTGCAGTAATCCTTTCTTATGATGCACTTCATTTTGACTTACTTTCCCACGTTAGAAAGACTCATTGCGATAACCTGAAAATTTGAATGCTTGTGACTGAAGTCCCCTTTGAGACCTTGATTATTTAATGATATCTTTATCTTATGATAACTCAATGTTCAACAGGTCAAAGTTTGGTGTACAAAGCAGGAGGCAAGTGCTCTCAACATTGATATGAAAGCTAACATATGCTCCGTTAAATATAACCCTGGATCTAGTGTTCACATAGCGGTAATATAATTGGTCTTTTTGTCATGGGAATTCATGCTTGATATTCAAGCTAGCCATCCAGATGAAGTATATGTATGAAGTCATTTATTTACTCTTGTCCTTTCAGGTTGGGTCTGCAGATCACAATATTTATTACT is part of the Salvia splendens isolate huo1 chromosome 6, SspV2, whole genome shotgun sequence genome and encodes:
- the LOC121807789 gene encoding E3 ubiquitin-protein ligase COP1-like, yielding MGGITTSIGALVPSVKSELQEEASTAPPSTSTVPEEDRGVVDAEKDVLCPICMQIIKDAFLTACGHSFCYMCIVTHLQNKNDCPCCSHFLTKTHLYPNFLLNKLLAKTSARQIAKTSTPLEQLRQALEQGCEASVKELESLLHVIVEKKKKMEQEEAETNMQILLDFLVFLKKKKLDELNEIQSDLQYIKQDIHAVEKRRIELCHRRDRYAPKMRMLSNDPHSKSLWPSLMDKHRDTTAVSRATTASDQVRLSSSVSKSQKVDLRSSASPLTPWKDASGASDNQNLSPSGLALARKRRVHAQFNELQDCYLQKRRYWSKLHSMQQERDSPGVTREGYTEGLEDFQSVLSTFTRYSRLQVVAELRQGDLFHSANIVSSIEFDRDDELFATAGVSRRIKVFEFSSVVNELADVQCPVAEMMTRSKLSCLSWNKYTKSHIASSDYEGIVTVWDVTTRQSVMEYEEHEKRAWSVDFSPTEPSMLVSGSDDCKVKVWCTKQEASALNIDMKANICSVKYNPGSSVHIAVGSADHNIYYYDLRNISQPLHTLGGHRKAVSYVKFLSNNELGSASTDNTLRLWDVKENVPLRIFRGHANEKNFVGLSVNSEYLACGSETNEVYAYHKAISRPAAWHRFVNSGGDEAEEEPVSYFISAVCWKSDSPTMLTANSQGTIKVLVLAP